A section of the Dehalobacter sp. DCM genome encodes:
- a CDS encoding sensor histidine kinase, producing the protein MIDEGMVVVQSNDKALNKISTIIDRTYHLAEIISRETMLEISKMFFNVIGINIVFVDNRAVPISPPLGSFPNWCQSHFSDRKHFFQCLCCFETGLKNSYHNDRSKVYQGKCGLTLISAPLYARDNVLLGCLITGPVQLMEAESLTEGTNGPCGDYFKHLNTIPKISGDQFTAVATLISTLANYLTVSESLSRYQQELVSYQDRLLQEIQKTVNLEKEITEYQLMLKQAELRELQAKMNPHFLFNALNVIARLAFAEGAVETEGAVFALADVARYGIEGNIEMVFLKTELDHINSYLSIQRLRFGNRISVKILVEEEHLSVKILPFTLQPLVDNAFKHGFESVPGKHRLLIKVDEDIPGNRLLVYVIDDGAGIDTQRVTDGDHWCHCPGSSLENIHQRMRRLFGDAYGLQLQGPPDIEGTKATLIMPLFTSN; encoded by the coding sequence ATGATTGATGAGGGGATGGTAGTGGTGCAAAGCAATGATAAAGCTTTAAATAAAATAAGTACCATTATTGACAGGACATATCACTTAGCTGAGATTATTTCTCGGGAGACAATGCTGGAGATCAGCAAAATGTTTTTTAATGTCATAGGGATTAACATTGTCTTTGTTGATAACAGAGCGGTTCCCATATCTCCCCCATTAGGGTCCTTTCCAAATTGGTGCCAGAGCCACTTTTCAGACAGAAAGCACTTTTTTCAATGTTTGTGCTGCTTTGAAACAGGTTTAAAAAACAGTTATCATAATGACCGTTCAAAGGTTTATCAGGGAAAGTGTGGCCTCACACTTATTTCGGCTCCTCTATATGCCCGAGATAATGTTCTTTTAGGATGTTTGATTACCGGCCCGGTTCAGCTTATGGAAGCGGAATCTTTGACTGAAGGGACAAATGGACCATGTGGGGATTATTTCAAACATCTGAACACTATTCCCAAAATTTCCGGCGATCAGTTTACAGCCGTTGCAACATTAATATCCACCTTGGCTAATTATCTTACAGTCTCAGAAAGTCTTTCCCGTTATCAACAAGAATTGGTGTCCTATCAAGACCGTCTGCTTCAAGAAATTCAAAAAACAGTCAATCTGGAAAAAGAAATTACTGAGTACCAGTTGATGCTAAAACAGGCGGAACTAAGGGAACTCCAGGCCAAAATGAACCCACACTTTCTCTTTAACGCACTAAATGTAATTGCCCGATTGGCGTTTGCTGAAGGAGCGGTTGAGACTGAGGGAGCTGTTTTTGCTTTAGCAGATGTGGCCCGCTATGGTATTGAGGGAAATATCGAAATGGTCTTTTTAAAAACGGAATTGGATCACATTAATTCTTACCTTAGTATCCAACGGTTAAGGTTCGGAAACCGGATTAGCGTGAAAATTCTAGTAGAAGAAGAACATCTAAGCGTAAAAATTCTTCCTTTTACTTTACAACCACTGGTAGACAATGCGTTTAAACATGGGTTCGAATCGGTCCCAGGAAAACACCGCTTATTGATAAAGGTTGATGAGGATATCCCGGGAAATCGTTTGTTAGTTTATGTAATAGATGATGGAGCAGGTATTGATACACAGCGTGTGACTGATGGTGACCACTGGTGCCATTGCCCAGGCTCCAGCCTGGAAAATATTCATCAAAGAATGAGACGACTGTTTGGCGACGCATACGGATTACAATTGCAGGGACCCCCGGATATCGAAGGGACTAAGGCCACATTAATTATGCCGCTGTTTACAAGTAATTAG
- a CDS encoding response regulator transcription factor, whose translation MAETIRLLVADDESLERAVIIETITSDARCDKNYHIQVFQAQDGNEAMRIFSQQDISAAFLDVRMPGKNGLDVAGQIKLHYPEVKFTFISAYGDYPMLRMALNLQAKDYLLKPVHRREIVNAFWKMVDPQNLISEKDEENTSEDINSWNPLDSTKRVINSAKSYVRQNLRKQLTLKEVADHVGFSMSYFSTLFSKEESMTFKEYVIQSRIERAKVLLENTNLPIKTIARETGFQDPDYFSKVFSQKVGTTPSSYHIQEGKEDDWKDLLNKL comes from the coding sequence ATGGCAGAGACAATCCGATTATTGGTTGCGGATGATGAATCATTGGAGCGGGCTGTAATTATTGAAACTATTACCAGTGACGCAAGATGCGACAAGAATTACCATATCCAGGTTTTTCAGGCACAAGACGGTAATGAAGCAATGAGAATATTTAGCCAGCAGGATATTTCAGCAGCATTTTTAGATGTACGGATGCCAGGGAAAAACGGATTGGATGTAGCGGGACAGATCAAGTTGCATTATCCAGAGGTAAAGTTCACATTCATATCAGCCTATGGTGATTATCCTATGCTGCGCATGGCCTTAAATCTGCAAGCTAAAGATTATCTCCTGAAACCGGTACACCGGCGAGAAATTGTCAATGCTTTTTGGAAAATGGTAGATCCTCAAAATTTGATATCTGAGAAAGATGAAGAAAATACTTCTGAAGACATTAATTCATGGAACCCTTTAGACTCAACTAAACGCGTCATTAACTCAGCCAAGTCATATGTTCGGCAAAACCTTAGAAAACAGCTGACATTGAAAGAAGTAGCCGACCATGTGGGATTTAGTATGAGCTATTTCAGTACTTTGTTCAGTAAAGAAGAGAGCATGACATTTAAAGAATATGTAATCCAATCTCGGATTGAACGGGCTAAAGTCCTTTTGGAGAATACAAATCTTCCCATCAAGACCATTGCGCGTGAAACCGGATTTCAGGATCCCGATTATTTCAGCAAGGTGTTCAGTCAAAAGGTTGGGACCACTCCTTCCAGTTATCACATCCAAGAAGGGAAAGAAGACGACTGGAAAGATCTACTAAATAAACTGTGA
- a CDS encoding uroporphyrinogen decarboxylase family protein — translation MNSRERVFATLDGKIPDRVPVLAQVGDHAGVSQGLTFDVMYKDARRAAEAHLKALNRYKYDSVAIQVEPSWPVVEACGGTLFYPPDKYPWITKNPILTEEDIKNFKMPDFAKAPGSKVTVEGTRILAESTDVPVGAYVTGPFTFSMQLFPYENFIRSINKKEFMHALIQKSTEVVNAYAQALKEAGASFLVICEHDLQMFAPATMTEFFIPYLKQALTYEYNILHMCGKVNNHLDVNGDALSDMEKLQMVSLGHHTDMLKFKKKYAGKLGFAGNLDHIVFLPQASAEEVEEKCGEIITAAKEGGQYMLSPGCEITADVPPENVEAMVRAAEKFGRYE, via the coding sequence ATGAATTCGAGAGAGAGAGTTTTTGCTACTTTAGACGGAAAGATACCTGATCGGGTACCTGTACTTGCCCAGGTTGGAGATCATGCAGGAGTTAGTCAGGGTTTAACTTTTGATGTAATGTACAAGGATGCGAGGAGAGCAGCTGAGGCGCACCTAAAGGCATTAAATCGGTACAAGTATGATTCGGTGGCGATCCAGGTGGAACCAAGTTGGCCGGTAGTTGAAGCGTGCGGCGGAACACTTTTTTATCCCCCTGACAAATACCCGTGGATCACGAAGAATCCTATTTTAACAGAAGAAGATATTAAAAATTTTAAGATGCCGGATTTTGCTAAAGCTCCTGGTTCAAAAGTGACTGTAGAGGGGACGAGGATCCTGGCGGAAAGTACAGACGTTCCGGTAGGTGCGTATGTAACCGGGCCGTTTACCTTCTCAATGCAGCTATTTCCCTATGAGAATTTCATCAGAAGTATCAATAAAAAAGAATTTATGCATGCCCTGATTCAGAAAAGCACAGAAGTAGTGAACGCGTATGCCCAAGCATTAAAAGAAGCCGGGGCATCTTTCTTGGTGATCTGTGAACACGATCTGCAGATGTTCGCTCCCGCAACGATGACCGAGTTTTTCATCCCATATCTAAAGCAGGCGCTCACCTACGAATATAACATTTTGCACATGTGCGGGAAAGTAAATAATCATCTTGATGTAAATGGGGATGCTCTGTCTGACATGGAAAAACTGCAGATGGTCAGTTTAGGGCACCACACAGACATGCTTAAGTTTAAAAAGAAATATGCCGGAAAGCTTGGTTTCGCCGGAAACCTAGACCATATTGTCTTTTTGCCCCAGGCTTCCGCAGAGGAAGTAGAGGAAAAATGCGGAGAGATCATCACTGCCGCCAAGGAAGGCGGACAGTACATGCTGTCACCGGGTTGTGAAATTACCGCTGATGTACCGCCGGAAAATGTAGAGGCCATGGTTAGAGCTGCAGAAAAATTTGGGCGGTACGAGTAA
- a CDS encoding DUF1638 domain-containing protein: protein MSNVIVACGTLKIPLEKAIEALHEDERPDIIYLPAIMHLYPDKLSAAINGLLASFKGIYSGIIVVYGKCAYRIDEIVNQHGAIRVPGELCYAMYVGEDIYREMLKKVPGTYFLTDDICRNFNKLVVEPLDWRERPRIKEMMLRNYQRVVYLDVMEDNSLDKKAREIADFLNLPLEIQRIGTKNFETLIMQTLKEIKQFPKSNGGKL from the coding sequence ATGTCTAACGTAATTGTCGCCTGCGGAACTTTGAAAATTCCATTAGAAAAAGCTATCGAAGCATTGCACGAAGATGAGCGGCCGGACATTATTTACCTGCCTGCGATTATGCACCTTTATCCAGACAAGTTGTCAGCTGCTATTAATGGACTGCTCGCTTCCTTTAAAGGCATATACAGTGGAATAATTGTTGTTTACGGCAAATGTGCTTACAGAATTGATGAAATAGTTAATCAACATGGGGCAATCAGGGTTCCAGGCGAATTATGTTATGCGATGTATGTCGGTGAAGACATCTACCGGGAAATGCTTAAAAAAGTGCCGGGAACCTATTTTTTGACAGACGATATATGCAGGAATTTTAACAAGCTGGTTGTAGAGCCTTTGGATTGGAGAGAGCGGCCTAGGATTAAAGAAATGATGCTTCGGAATTATCAACGAGTTGTATACTTGGATGTCATGGAAGATAACTCCCTTGACAAGAAAGCTCGCGAAATAGCTGACTTTCTTAACCTACCCCTGGAAATTCAAAGGATTGGCACCAAAAATTTTGAAACACTCATTATGCAAACTTTAAAAGAAATTAAGCAGTTTCCGAAGAGCAATGGAGGAAAGCTATGA
- the tnpC gene encoding IS66 family transposase encodes MIKLPQKPQLNYREMSQADLAAHCEKQDKAIAELTQNMNRLIEMIRLNNHKKYGSSGDSVSYPEGMEQLCLFNEVEVTAQKGASEPTFEEATAKTPRKPKQKGKREQDFKDLKVTVIEHELPAEQQVCPVCDSPLHDMKVEITKTLKLVPAHFEVEEHRRHVYTCRTCEKNQGEGDKIPFVRADMPNLPIPGSFATPELIAGIINSKYTNAMPLSRIEREFDRMDSVRISRQNMSNWVLQCSEEYFSRIYTHMRSVLLSKDILHADETWTRVVQQDGRDSKKKCYIWVYCSGAHDEPIIYYEFHESRATESAKEFLKDYSGFLHSDGYEVYHRLGPGITVVGCLAHIKRKFTDAIKALSPEEQKKTVCFKGQEYCDYLFHIEKKYKDATPEERHNKRLTLLKPVMDAFLSWLKETKPLIVPKSQAYEAVNYALNQWPYFENILLDGRLELTNNLVERNIRPFTIGRKNWVTMKTDRGAHDSSMVYSIIQTALANDLKVYEYLVYLLKQMPNTNFNQFPELIEKFVPWSKELPANCYKTKN; translated from the coding sequence GTGATAAAGTTACCTCAAAAACCACAACTGAATTACAGAGAAATGTCACAAGCAGACCTGGCTGCCCACTGCGAAAAGCAGGATAAGGCCATTGCCGAACTGACTCAAAACATGAATCGCCTCATTGAGATGATTCGTTTGAATAACCATAAGAAGTATGGTTCCAGCGGTGATTCTGTATCCTATCCCGAGGGAATGGAACAACTCTGCTTATTCAACGAAGTTGAAGTCACTGCTCAAAAAGGAGCGTCAGAACCAACTTTTGAAGAAGCAACGGCGAAGACCCCTAGAAAACCCAAACAAAAGGGTAAGCGTGAACAAGACTTCAAAGATTTGAAGGTCACCGTCATTGAACATGAGCTTCCGGCAGAACAGCAGGTTTGTCCAGTGTGTGACAGTCCCCTACACGATATGAAGGTTGAAATTACTAAGACACTGAAACTTGTACCGGCCCATTTCGAAGTTGAGGAACACCGCCGTCATGTCTATACCTGCCGTACGTGTGAAAAAAATCAAGGCGAAGGTGATAAGATCCCTTTTGTTCGTGCTGACATGCCCAACTTGCCGATTCCCGGAAGTTTTGCTACCCCGGAGTTGATCGCTGGCATCATCAATAGCAAATATACCAATGCAATGCCACTTTCCCGGATTGAGCGGGAGTTTGACCGGATGGACAGCGTCAGGATCTCTAGGCAGAACATGAGCAATTGGGTACTCCAATGTTCGGAGGAATACTTTTCAAGGATCTATACCCATATGAGAAGTGTCCTTCTGAGCAAAGACATCTTGCACGCCGATGAAACTTGGACCCGTGTTGTGCAGCAGGATGGCAGGGACTCCAAGAAAAAATGCTATATCTGGGTTTACTGCAGCGGGGCCCATGATGAGCCAATTATCTATTATGAATTCCATGAAAGCCGGGCTACGGAATCGGCCAAGGAATTTCTAAAGGACTACTCTGGTTTCTTGCACTCCGATGGCTACGAGGTTTACCATCGTTTGGGGCCGGGAATCACGGTTGTTGGATGTCTTGCCCATATAAAGCGTAAATTTACGGATGCTATTAAAGCATTAAGTCCGGAGGAGCAAAAGAAAACCGTTTGCTTCAAGGGACAGGAATATTGCGACTACTTGTTCCATATCGAAAAGAAATACAAGGATGCTACCCCCGAGGAGCGTCATAACAAGCGCCTCACCCTGTTAAAACCGGTGATGGATGCCTTTTTGTCGTGGCTTAAAGAGACCAAGCCCCTCATTGTACCCAAATCCCAAGCTTATGAGGCCGTAAATTATGCGCTGAACCAGTGGCCATACTTTGAGAATATCCTTTTAGATGGTCGCTTAGAGTTGACAAATAATTTGGTGGAGCGAAATATACGTCCGTTTACAATTGGCCGCAAAAATTGGGTCACCATGAAAACTGATCGGGGTGCACACGATAGCTCGATGGTTTACAGTATCATACAAACTGCATTGGCCAATGACCTAAAAGTTTATGAATATCTGGTCTATTTATTGAAACAGATGCCGAATACAAATTTTAACCAATTTCCGGAACTGATTGAGAAGTTTGTTCCTTGGTCTAAAGAGCTTCCGGCTAACTGCTACAAAACTAAAAATTGA
- a CDS encoding cobalamin B12-binding domain-containing protein, whose amino-acid sequence MSKKILEQLTEAVLNGNDDLTKELVSQGIEAGLTPTEMINGMSPGAREAGRKFGTGEYFLPELMMAGEAMNAGVQLLIPYMTGDASPKSIGKVVIGSVEGDVHDIGKNIVAALLRADGFEVIDLGVDVSADAFIEAVKKEQPEILGLGSYMSTTLKGIEDTMDLLVKESLRDKVKVLMGGVAVFPQYVKRVGGDGFAEDAEGAVQEARRLLGGE is encoded by the coding sequence ATGAGCAAAAAAATTTTAGAGCAATTGACTGAAGCAGTTTTAAACGGTAATGATGATCTAACTAAAGAGTTGGTGAGTCAAGGAATTGAAGCAGGATTAACTCCAACAGAAATGATCAACGGAATGTCACCGGGAGCCAGAGAAGCAGGCCGGAAATTCGGAACAGGAGAATATTTTCTTCCTGAGCTGATGATGGCTGGTGAGGCAATGAATGCCGGTGTACAGTTACTCATCCCTTATATGACGGGTGATGCTTCTCCTAAATCTATCGGAAAAGTAGTAATTGGTAGCGTTGAAGGAGATGTCCATGACATTGGTAAGAACATCGTTGCTGCGCTATTAAGGGCAGATGGTTTTGAGGTAATAGACTTGGGAGTAGATGTTTCAGCCGATGCGTTTATTGAAGCGGTAAAAAAGGAACAACCGGAGATTTTAGGCCTTGGTTCTTACATGTCCACCACCCTAAAAGGGATTGAAGACACAATGGACCTGCTGGTCAAAGAATCTCTGAGAGACAAAGTGAAAGTGCTTATGGGAGGAGTAGCAGTGTTTCCCCAATATGTGAAACGGGTCGGCGGAGACGGGTTTGCTGAGGACGCAGAAGGAGCCGTACAGGAAGCTAGAAGATTGCTGGGAGGTGAATAA
- a CDS encoding ASKHA domain-containing protein — MEASQKAGIAIEATCGGKGTCGKCRVRIQHGAREPLTNVEENFLSSSDVEKGIALACQCRGYGNLEVFVPEKGNELSRKLNLESKKVLLDTDLRKEYLELETPHVHDFRSDANRLIDGLKGKQINPLRLDVLSTIPFILRENDFKVTAVLAGNELLVVEAGDTRNKIYGVALDIGTTTVAGFLLDLCQGLVIGAASRTNKQNSYGADVISRIQFSNEQDNGLKCLQEDVLSVINKIINELTQQNGINIGSIYQVLVVGNTVMSHLFLGLSPAALGKSPFIPAFSTMTVIPAYVLGLEINHRAQVIVLPNIAGYVGSDTVAALLAVKIDNDTGSAMMVDLGTNGEIALACEGKLYTCSTAAGPAFEGAHIYQGMRAVKGAIEKVRIDKTVTIDVIGNVAPCGICGSGLIDAVSELVKAGIINNNGRIMSQKDLDGKIPEELWHRLRPSGSGQDFVLHYGTTDADDIVLTQRDVRELQMAKASVRAGAEILLKEAAIKASDLNAVMLAGAFGSFVRKESILSIGMLPRVDEEVVYSVGNAAGEGAILALASESERHHAQYLARKATHIELSLRPDFSRSFRDACAFM, encoded by the coding sequence TTGGAGGCCTCTCAAAAAGCTGGTATAGCTATTGAAGCCACATGCGGTGGCAAGGGAACTTGTGGTAAATGCAGGGTGCGCATTCAACATGGGGCAAGAGAACCATTAACAAATGTCGAGGAAAACTTCCTTAGTTCATCAGATGTAGAAAAGGGGATAGCCCTGGCTTGCCAGTGCCGGGGCTATGGTAATCTTGAGGTTTTTGTTCCGGAAAAAGGAAATGAATTATCTCGAAAATTGAACCTGGAATCGAAAAAAGTATTACTGGACACAGATTTAAGAAAAGAATACTTGGAATTAGAGACACCTCATGTTCATGATTTCAGGTCAGATGCCAACCGCCTCATAGATGGGTTGAAAGGGAAACAAATTAATCCTTTGCGGCTCGATGTATTATCTACTATACCATTTATCCTGCGGGAAAACGATTTTAAGGTTACTGCTGTTCTGGCTGGAAACGAATTATTAGTAGTAGAAGCAGGGGATACACGTAACAAGATCTACGGAGTAGCATTGGATATTGGGACAACCACTGTTGCAGGTTTTTTGCTGGATTTATGTCAAGGTCTTGTAATAGGAGCCGCATCCCGTACTAATAAGCAGAATTCTTATGGGGCAGATGTAATATCCCGTATCCAGTTTTCTAATGAACAAGATAACGGTTTGAAATGTTTGCAGGAAGATGTATTAAGTGTCATAAATAAAATAATCAATGAATTGACACAGCAGAATGGAATTAATATTGGGAGCATCTATCAGGTGTTGGTCGTAGGAAACACCGTCATGTCCCATCTGTTTTTAGGGTTGTCCCCCGCTGCACTGGGAAAATCACCTTTTATTCCTGCATTCTCTACCATGACAGTAATCCCAGCCTATGTCTTGGGATTAGAAATCAATCATCGTGCGCAGGTTATTGTGTTGCCTAACATTGCAGGATATGTTGGTTCTGATACTGTGGCGGCTTTGTTAGCAGTGAAGATAGATAACGATACCGGATCGGCGATGATGGTTGATCTGGGCACCAATGGAGAGATAGCACTGGCCTGTGAAGGAAAACTGTATACCTGCTCTACCGCTGCAGGACCAGCTTTTGAAGGTGCTCATATTTATCAAGGGATGAGAGCCGTCAAAGGGGCTATAGAAAAAGTACGTATTGATAAAACGGTGACTATTGATGTTATCGGAAATGTTGCCCCATGTGGGATTTGTGGCTCCGGTTTAATTGACGCTGTTTCAGAACTGGTAAAAGCAGGAATTATCAATAATAACGGCCGGATTATGTCTCAAAAAGACCTGGATGGGAAAATTCCAGAAGAATTGTGGCACCGGTTACGTCCCAGTGGCTCTGGACAGGATTTTGTCCTTCATTATGGCACAACAGATGCTGATGATATTGTTTTAACCCAGCGAGATGTACGTGAATTACAGATGGCAAAGGCATCCGTCAGGGCTGGAGCAGAAATTCTTTTGAAGGAAGCAGCCATTAAGGCAAGCGATTTAAACGCGGTGATGCTGGCTGGGGCATTTGGCAGCTTTGTCAGGAAAGAGAGTATTCTCTCAATAGGAATGCTTCCAAGAGTAGATGAGGAAGTTGTATATTCAGTAGGAAATGCAGCAGGAGAAGGTGCAATTTTAGCGCTTGCTTCAGAAAGCGAGCGACATCATGCACAGTACCTGGCAAGGAAGGCAACTCATATCGAACTCTCGCTCAGACCGGATTTCAGTAGGTCCTTTAGAGATGCCTGTGCTTTTATGTGA
- a CDS encoding uroporphyrinogen decarboxylase family protein encodes MSSKEQTEMVKNIIAKRDRGEKLLPIERIVLTVCHEHADRIPTGFLFTEWIVNRYGYSCSEAAADPEKHSDAIVKFFEEFDYDVVFPGIETTVVEAEVLGCTLKRPKDSNPQIVKEAITCERDVEELEEKVAALDGRTEGRMPVRLELFKQLVKKTKGEYAVIATPMQPLPVAVQILGYPLAVKWMKTKPLLMHRVVEACTQAAIKFAQAFKETGIHGITSIAAWNSVPNFRPEQLWEFDTPYLARMIQSASPLPFIHYYWGLRLLGDDWTRFLARQVSTGTFIMTNLDPDPQQGPSRDLKTFRELANTYHKAYVVGVGPELLKEGTPEIIENRVKEYIKGLYPCNGGCMINPCAIPQGSPVENVRAFIDALNKYGTFPINLSKLD; translated from the coding sequence ATGTCCAGTAAAGAGCAAACGGAAATGGTAAAGAACATCATTGCCAAAAGGGACAGAGGTGAAAAACTGCTGCCTATTGAGAGGATCGTTCTGACAGTGTGCCATGAACATGCAGACAGGATCCCGACAGGATTTTTGTTCACGGAATGGATTGTCAACCGGTATGGGTACTCCTGCAGTGAAGCGGCTGCAGACCCCGAAAAACATTCGGATGCGATAGTGAAGTTTTTTGAAGAATTCGACTATGACGTAGTATTTCCAGGGATTGAAACGACCGTTGTCGAGGCTGAAGTTTTAGGGTGTACTTTAAAGAGACCCAAAGATTCAAACCCTCAAATTGTTAAAGAAGCAATAACCTGTGAACGTGATGTTGAAGAACTGGAAGAAAAAGTGGCAGCTTTGGACGGACGTACCGAAGGACGTATGCCGGTTAGACTGGAACTGTTTAAACAGCTGGTGAAAAAGACAAAAGGTGAGTATGCAGTAATTGCCACGCCGATGCAGCCTCTCCCGGTGGCAGTACAAATCTTGGGATACCCTCTGGCCGTTAAATGGATGAAAACAAAGCCTCTTTTAATGCACAGAGTGGTTGAGGCATGTACCCAGGCAGCCATAAAGTTTGCTCAGGCTTTTAAAGAAACCGGGATTCATGGGATTACATCTATTGCAGCTTGGAACAGCGTGCCCAACTTTAGGCCGGAGCAGCTTTGGGAATTCGACACACCGTATCTGGCCAGAATGATTCAAAGTGCCAGTCCTTTGCCATTTATTCACTATTATTGGGGCTTGCGCCTTCTTGGTGATGATTGGACAAGGTTTTTGGCCCGCCAGGTTTCAACGGGTACCTTTATTATGACAAATCTTGACCCTGATCCCCAGCAAGGACCCAGCAGGGATCTGAAGACTTTCCGGGAGTTGGCTAATACCTATCATAAGGCTTATGTCGTGGGCGTAGGGCCAGAGTTGTTAAAAGAAGGGACGCCGGAAATAATTGAAAATCGGGTCAAGGAATATATCAAAGGGCTGTATCCATGTAATGGTGGATGTATGATTAACCCTTGCGCGATTCCCCAAGGGTCACCAGTGGAAAATGTCCGTGCGTTTATTGATGCTTTAAATAAATATGGAACTTTCCCCATCAATCTGAGCAAATTGGATTAA